A single genomic interval of Rhodanobacteraceae bacterium harbors:
- a CDS encoding TlpA family protein disulfide reductase, with product MSLRSQALIVGAALIAGLGGLWAGHTWFGLNPPPGSLAIGAPAIEFELPTLDGGSATRAQWGGRVQVINFWAPWCAPCRREIPVLQALRKEYGPERVEILGIALDDVDQVRKYASDMAIDYPILLASMSDFALMRAYGNDRDALPFTVIVDADGRLHTRKLGEYHEADLRADIEAALGL from the coding sequence GTGAGTCTGCGTTCACAGGCGCTGATCGTCGGCGCAGCACTGATCGCCGGGCTTGGCGGGCTATGGGCCGGGCACACCTGGTTCGGCCTGAATCCGCCGCCCGGCAGTCTGGCCATCGGCGCCCCTGCCATCGAGTTCGAGCTGCCCACGTTGGACGGCGGCAGCGCGACGCGCGCCCAGTGGGGCGGTCGCGTGCAGGTCATCAATTTCTGGGCGCCCTGGTGCGCTCCCTGCCGGCGCGAGATTCCGGTGCTGCAGGCCCTGCGCAAGGAATACGGCCCCGAGCGCGTCGAGATCCTCGGCATCGCCCTCGACGACGTCGATCAGGTGCGCAAGTACGCCAGCGATATGGCCATCGATTATCCGATCCTGCTGGCATCCATGAGTGACTTCGCCCTGATGCGCGCCTATGGCAATGATCGCGATGCGCTGCCGTTCACCGTGATTGTCGATGCCGACGGACGCCTGCACACCCGCAAGCTCGGCGAGTACCACGAGGCCGATCTGCGGGCCGATATCGAGGCCGCGCTGGGGCTCTGA